The following coding sequences lie in one Halogeometricum rufum genomic window:
- the purL gene encoding phosphoribosylformylglycinamidine synthase subunit PurL yields MSLSDADRELVVAELGRDPTPAETVLFENLWSEHCAYRSSRPLLSAFSSEGDQVVVGPGDDAAVVRLPTSDGAETTDGETYVTMGIESHNHPSYVDPYDGAATGVGGIVRDTLSMGAYPIALADSLYFGDFDREHSRYLLEGVVEGIADYGNAIGVPTVAGSVEFHEDYEGNPLVNVACVGLLDADRLVTAEAQSAGNKLVLVGNATGRDGLGGASFASEDLAEDAETEDRPAVQVGDPYSEKLLVEANEELVTDGLVESARDLGAAGLGGASSELVAKGGFGAEIALDRVHQREPNMSALEILLAESQERMCYEVRPEHVDRVAEIAEKYDLGCSVIGEVTEGNYVCTFEGSEGNQRETVVDVPPEFLAEGAPMNDLDSVAPEQPDRDLPDADLTAAFEAVVGSPNTASKRWVYRQYDHEVGLRTAVRPGDDAAVMAIRDAGVGLAISAGANPNWTTCAPYDGARAVALENATNLATKGATPLAAVDCLNGGNPEKPDVYGGFEAVVDGLADMCRALSVPVVGGNVSLYNDSVAGPIPPTPTLAVVGTKAGYEAPPAAFAGEGELLLVGDSGGALGGSEYLARMGGSDAFPELPADAGDVLTTLADVADAETTLAVHDVSHGGLAVSLAEMVTADAGADVALDSVFTLFDETPGRAVVETTDADAVREAFDGVAPVTTLGAATDDGRLSLSVADETLDYGVNEIVDLRDVIARELD; encoded by the coding sequence ATGAGTCTTTCCGACGCGGACCGCGAACTCGTCGTGGCCGAACTCGGACGCGACCCGACGCCGGCGGAGACGGTGCTCTTCGAGAACCTCTGGAGCGAACACTGCGCGTACCGGTCCTCGCGCCCCCTCCTCTCGGCGTTCTCGTCGGAGGGCGACCAGGTCGTCGTCGGCCCCGGGGACGACGCGGCCGTGGTCCGCCTGCCGACGTCCGACGGTGCGGAGACGACCGACGGCGAGACGTACGTTACGATGGGCATCGAGAGCCACAACCACCCCTCGTACGTCGACCCCTACGACGGCGCGGCGACGGGCGTCGGCGGCATCGTCCGCGACACGCTGTCGATGGGCGCCTACCCCATCGCGCTGGCCGACAGCCTCTACTTCGGCGACTTCGACCGCGAGCACTCCCGCTACCTGCTGGAGGGCGTCGTCGAGGGCATCGCCGACTACGGCAACGCCATCGGCGTCCCCACCGTCGCCGGGAGCGTCGAGTTCCACGAGGACTACGAGGGTAACCCGCTGGTGAACGTCGCCTGCGTCGGCCTCCTCGACGCGGACCGCCTCGTCACCGCCGAGGCCCAGTCGGCCGGCAACAAACTCGTCCTCGTCGGCAACGCGACGGGACGCGACGGCCTCGGCGGCGCCTCCTTCGCCAGCGAGGACCTCGCCGAGGACGCCGAGACCGAGGACCGCCCCGCCGTGCAGGTGGGAGACCCCTACTCGGAGAAACTGCTCGTCGAGGCGAACGAGGAACTCGTCACCGACGGCCTCGTCGAGTCGGCGCGTGACCTCGGGGCCGCGGGCCTCGGCGGCGCGTCGTCCGAACTCGTCGCGAAGGGCGGGTTCGGCGCGGAGATTGCGCTGGACCGCGTCCACCAGCGCGAACCGAACATGAGCGCCCTCGAAATCCTCCTCGCGGAGTCCCAAGAGCGCATGTGCTACGAGGTGCGCCCGGAGCACGTCGACCGCGTGGCCGAGATCGCCGAGAAGTACGACCTCGGTTGCTCGGTCATCGGCGAGGTGACCGAGGGCAACTACGTCTGCACGTTCGAGGGAAGCGAGGGGAACCAGCGAGAGACCGTCGTTGACGTGCCCCCGGAGTTCCTCGCGGAGGGCGCGCCGATGAACGACCTCGACTCGGTCGCACCCGAGCAACCCGACCGCGACCTGCCGGACGCCGACCTCACCGCGGCGTTCGAGGCCGTCGTCGGGTCGCCGAACACGGCGTCGAAGCGCTGGGTGTACCGGCAGTACGACCACGAGGTCGGCCTGCGGACGGCCGTCCGCCCCGGCGACGACGCCGCGGTGATGGCCATCCGCGACGCGGGCGTCGGCCTCGCAATCTCCGCGGGCGCGAACCCCAACTGGACGACGTGCGCACCGTACGACGGCGCGCGCGCCGTCGCCCTCGAGAACGCGACGAACCTCGCTACGAAGGGTGCCACCCCGCTGGCGGCCGTCGACTGCCTCAACGGCGGTAACCCGGAGAAGCCGGACGTGTACGGCGGCTTCGAGGCCGTCGTCGACGGCCTCGCCGACATGTGCCGGGCGCTCTCGGTGCCCGTCGTCGGCGGGAACGTCTCGCTCTACAACGACTCCGTCGCCGGGCCCATCCCGCCGACGCCGACGCTCGCCGTCGTCGGGACGAAGGCGGGCTACGAGGCGCCGCCCGCGGCGTTCGCGGGCGAGGGCGAACTGCTCCTCGTCGGGGACTCCGGCGGCGCGCTCGGCGGGTCGGAGTACCTCGCGCGGATGGGCGGGTCCGACGCTTTCCCCGAACTCCCCGCGGACGCCGGCGACGTGCTGACGACGCTGGCCGACGTGGCCGACGCCGAGACGACGCTTGCGGTCCACGACGTGAGCCACGGCGGCCTCGCCGTCTCCCTCGCGGAGATGGTCACCGCCGACGCGGGCGCGGACGTCGCACTCGACAGTGTGTTCACGCTGTTCGACGAGACGCCCGGCCGCGCCGTCGTCGAGACGACGGACGCCGACGCGGTCCGCGAGGCGTTCGACGGCGTCGCCCCCGTGACGACGCTCGGCGCTGCGACGGACGACGGCCGCCTGTCGCTGTCGGTCGCCGACGAGACGCTCGACTACGGCGTCAACGAGATAGTCGACCTGCGCGACGTCATCGCGCGCGAACTCGATTAA
- a CDS encoding quinone oxidoreductase family protein has protein sequence MKSIVVTEFGSSDVLEVRETETPEPGPGEVRIDVAAVGLNFADVMQRRGHYRGGPEPPFVPGLEAAGTVDAVGEGVERDVGDSVVALTDEAYAEYATASEQSLFDVPEGMSFAEAAGFPVQFLTAYNCLHNWGDVTAHDRVLIHAAAGGVGTAAVQLADHAGAESFGTASTQEKLDLAADLGLDRGINYEESDFRDVVDEETDGDGVDLVLDGVNGETFDRSLDVLSPFGRVVVYGAASGDVASADTTRLLFENKSVVGFHLGNAIENDPARVLGAVNDLQRLLVQGELDVVVGETFPLEDAKAAQEYLENRQSVGKVVLEP, from the coding sequence GTGAAATCTATCGTCGTCACCGAGTTCGGGAGCAGCGACGTCCTCGAAGTGCGGGAGACCGAGACGCCGGAACCCGGTCCGGGGGAGGTCCGAATCGACGTGGCCGCCGTGGGCCTCAACTTCGCGGACGTGATGCAACGTCGCGGTCACTACCGCGGCGGTCCGGAACCGCCGTTCGTCCCCGGTCTGGAGGCCGCCGGCACCGTCGACGCGGTCGGTGAGGGCGTCGAACGCGACGTCGGCGACAGCGTGGTCGCACTCACCGACGAGGCGTACGCCGAGTACGCCACCGCGTCCGAACAGTCGCTGTTCGACGTGCCGGAGGGGATGTCGTTCGCCGAGGCGGCGGGCTTTCCCGTCCAGTTTCTCACCGCGTACAACTGCCTCCACAACTGGGGCGACGTCACCGCGCACGACCGCGTCTTGATACACGCCGCGGCGGGCGGCGTCGGGACGGCGGCCGTCCAGTTGGCCGACCACGCCGGTGCGGAGTCGTTCGGTACCGCCAGCACGCAGGAGAAACTGGACCTCGCGGCGGACCTCGGTCTGGACCGTGGCATCAACTACGAGGAGTCGGACTTCCGCGACGTCGTCGACGAGGAGACGGACGGCGACGGCGTGGACCTCGTGTTGGACGGCGTGAACGGCGAGACGTTCGACCGGAGTCTCGACGTCCTCTCGCCGTTCGGGCGCGTCGTCGTCTACGGCGCCGCCTCCGGCGACGTCGCGTCGGCCGACACCACTCGACTGCTGTTCGAGAACAAGTCGGTCGTCGGCTTCCACCTCGGCAACGCCATCGAGAACGACCCCGCGCGCGTCCTCGGCGCGGTCAACGACCTGCAACGCCTCCTCGTGCAGGGCGAACTCGACGTCGTCGTCGGCGAGACGTTCCCCCTCGAAGACGCGAAGGCGGCGCAGGAGTACCTCGAGAACCGACAGAGCGTCGGGAAAGTCGTCCTCGAACCGTAG
- a CDS encoding DUF7550 family protein: MTDEPMQNPSDQYESDHDQYDDAHHSSDPGRVTSPMQEFSTGKAATGFVVLVVGLVVVFGLPLLL, from the coding sequence ATGACCGACGAACCCATGCAGAATCCGAGCGACCAGTACGAGAGCGACCACGACCAGTACGACGACGCCCACCACTCGTCGGACCCCGGCCGCGTCACCTCCCCGATGCAGGAGTTCTCGACGGGCAAGGCGGCGACCGGTTTCGTCGTCCTCGTCGTCGGTCTCGTCGTCGTCTTCGGACTCCCGCTTCTCCTCTGA
- a CDS encoding glycoside hydrolase family 13 protein translates to MTFETDAAGERLPNGERRRWWKEAVVYQVYPRSFADSDGDGVGDIRGIVDRVGHLDDLGVDVVWLNPVYESPQADNGYDIADYRAIDEQYGTMADWEELLDTLHDHDIRLIMDLVVNHTSDEHDWFQNALTSRDADYRDYYVWREGRDAAEVDETYDVGPDGEVPPNDWESFFGGPAWAYHEATGEWYLHLFDRKQPDLNWENPDVRDDVFEMMNWWIEKGIDGFRMDVINLVSKPEGLPSTDPEAGIRTIDRVTNGPRVHEFLGEMRDRVLDRGFLTVGEMIGDPLPVEHARRYVSPGPDGDGLSMLFHFEHVLLDRGERIWETADWDLTDLKAVFDRWQAAFADEGWNSLYLNNHDQPRMVSRFGNDGEYRRESAKLLGTLLHTLRGTPYVYQGEELGMTNYPFESLDDFRDVGTLNPVRTALDRGVVESFDAVKEALRANSRDNARTPVQWSDEEHAGFSDAEPWISVNPNYGEVNAEAERADEDSVYHYYRRLVEFRHENDVVVYGDYDPLTPDHESLWAYTRTLGDERLFVVLNFADEATTYDAPAELVGDATLALGNYDADDGVDETLDLRPWEARVYRAR, encoded by the coding sequence ATGACCTTCGAGACGGACGCCGCCGGCGAGCGACTCCCGAACGGCGAGCGTCGTCGGTGGTGGAAGGAAGCGGTCGTCTATCAGGTGTACCCCCGGTCGTTCGCCGACTCCGACGGCGACGGCGTCGGTGACATCCGCGGTATCGTGGACCGGGTCGGCCACCTCGACGACCTGGGCGTCGACGTCGTGTGGCTCAACCCCGTCTACGAGTCGCCGCAGGCGGACAACGGCTACGACATCGCCGACTACCGCGCCATCGACGAGCAGTACGGGACGATGGCCGACTGGGAGGAACTACTCGACACGCTCCACGACCACGACATCCGCCTCATCATGGACCTCGTGGTGAACCACACGTCGGACGAACACGACTGGTTCCAGAACGCGCTCACGTCGCGCGACGCCGACTACCGCGACTACTACGTCTGGCGCGAGGGGCGCGACGCGGCCGAAGTCGACGAAACGTACGACGTCGGCCCCGACGGCGAGGTACCGCCGAACGACTGGGAGTCGTTCTTCGGCGGGCCGGCGTGGGCGTACCACGAGGCGACGGGCGAGTGGTACCTCCACCTGTTCGACCGCAAGCAACCCGACCTGAACTGGGAGAACCCGGACGTCCGCGACGACGTGTTCGAGATGATGAACTGGTGGATAGAGAAGGGCATCGACGGCTTCCGGATGGACGTCATCAACCTCGTCTCCAAACCGGAGGGGTTGCCGAGCACCGACCCCGAGGCGGGAATTCGCACCATCGACCGGGTGACGAACGGGCCGCGCGTCCACGAGTTCCTCGGGGAGATGCGCGACCGAGTGCTCGACAGGGGGTTCCTGACCGTCGGCGAGATGATCGGCGACCCCCTTCCGGTCGAACACGCGCGACGGTACGTCTCGCCCGGACCGGACGGCGACGGCCTCTCGATGCTGTTCCACTTCGAGCACGTCCTCTTGGACCGCGGCGAGCGCATCTGGGAGACGGCCGACTGGGACCTCACCGACCTGAAGGCGGTGTTCGACCGCTGGCAGGCCGCCTTCGCCGACGAGGGCTGGAACTCGCTGTACCTGAACAACCACGACCAACCTCGCATGGTGTCGCGGTTCGGGAACGACGGCGAGTACCGACGGGAGTCGGCGAAACTGCTCGGCACGCTCCTGCACACCCTGCGCGGGACGCCGTACGTCTACCAGGGCGAGGAGTTGGGGATGACGAACTACCCGTTCGAGTCGCTGGACGACTTCCGCGACGTGGGGACGCTCAACCCCGTCCGGACCGCCCTGGACCGGGGAGTCGTCGAGTCGTTCGACGCGGTGAAGGAGGCGCTCCGAGCGAACAGTCGGGACAACGCGCGGACGCCGGTACAGTGGTCCGACGAGGAGCACGCCGGGTTCTCGGACGCGGAGCCGTGGATTTCGGTCAACCCGAACTACGGCGAGGTGAACGCCGAGGCCGAACGCGCCGACGAGGACTCCGTCTACCACTACTACCGCCGACTCGTCGAGTTCCGACACGAGAACGACGTGGTCGTCTACGGCGACTACGACCCGCTCACACCGGACCACGAGTCGCTGTGGGCCTACACGCGGACGCTCGGCGACGAGCGACTGTTCGTCGTCCTCAACTTCGCCGACGAGGCGACGACGTACGACGCGCCGGCGGAACTGGTCGGCGACGCGACGCTGGCACTCGGGAACTACGACGCCGACGACGGCGTGGACGAGACGCTGGACCTCCGCCCGTGGGAGGCGCGCGTCTACCGGGCGCGGTGA
- the hisF gene encoding imidazole glycerol phosphate synthase subunit HisF, which yields MLTKRIIPCIDVDLDEDGNPAVYTGVNFEDLQYTGDPVEMAKLYNEAGADEFVFLDITASAEGRATMLDTVSRVADEVFIPLTVGGGIRTREDIKETLRAGADKVSINTAALQNPDLVNEGAKAFGSQCIVISVDARRRYDEQGEFYAEADGESCWFECTVKGGREGTGVDVVEWASEAESRGAGELFVNSIDADGTKDGYDIPLTKAVCDEVSTPVIASSGCGGPEDMYEVFTEANADAGLAASIFHFDEYSIRDVKEYLAERDVPVRL from the coding sequence ATGCTCACGAAGCGCATCATCCCCTGTATCGACGTCGACTTGGACGAGGACGGGAATCCCGCCGTCTACACCGGCGTCAACTTCGAGGACCTGCAGTACACCGGTGACCCGGTGGAGATGGCCAAACTGTACAACGAGGCGGGCGCGGACGAGTTCGTCTTCCTCGACATCACCGCCTCCGCCGAGGGGCGCGCGACGATGCTCGACACCGTCTCGCGCGTCGCCGACGAGGTGTTCATCCCGCTCACCGTCGGCGGCGGCATCCGAACCCGCGAGGACATCAAAGAGACGCTTCGCGCGGGGGCCGACAAGGTGTCCATCAACACCGCGGCGCTCCAGAACCCCGACCTGGTGAACGAGGGCGCGAAGGCGTTCGGTTCGCAGTGCATCGTCATCTCCGTGGACGCCCGTCGTCGCTACGACGAGCAGGGCGAGTTCTACGCCGAGGCCGACGGCGAGTCCTGCTGGTTCGAGTGCACGGTCAAGGGCGGCCGCGAGGGAACCGGCGTCGACGTGGTCGAGTGGGCCAGCGAAGCCGAGTCCCGCGGCGCGGGCGAACTGTTCGTCAACTCCATCGACGCCGACGGGACCAAGGACGGCTACGACATCCCCCTCACCAAGGCCGTCTGCGACGAAGTCTCGACGCCGGTCATCGCCTCCTCCGGGTGCGGCGGCCCCGAGGACATGTACGAGGTGTTCACCGAGGCGAACGCCGACGCCGGCTTGGCCGCCTCCATCTTCCACTTCGACGAGTACTCGATTCGAGACGTCAAGGAGTACCTCGCCGAACGCGACGTGCCCGTCCGACTCTGA
- a CDS encoding DUF1684 domain-containing protein has translation MSSLDTDAWREALLTHRAHKDEFFADDPHSPLPPAERESFDGLDYFDPDPSYRVVVELDEYEEKETITVETTTEGERDYLVWGSFAFEVNGETVSLDAYRSEPEEMRLWVPFRDATSGDETYGAGRYLDLEDPDDREGDAWVLDFNYAYNPFCAYNEQYECPLVPMENWLEVPIRAGEKTYE, from the coding sequence ATGAGTTCGCTCGACACCGACGCGTGGCGCGAAGCGCTGCTGACCCACCGCGCGCACAAGGACGAGTTCTTCGCCGACGACCCGCACTCGCCGCTCCCACCGGCCGAACGCGAGTCGTTCGACGGTCTGGACTACTTCGACCCCGACCCCTCCTACCGCGTCGTCGTCGAACTCGACGAGTACGAGGAGAAGGAGACCATCACCGTCGAGACGACGACCGAGGGCGAACGCGACTACCTCGTCTGGGGGTCGTTCGCGTTCGAGGTGAACGGCGAGACGGTGAGCCTCGACGCCTACCGCTCGGAACCGGAGGAGATGCGCCTGTGGGTGCCGTTCCGCGACGCGACGAGCGGTGACGAGACGTACGGCGCCGGGCGCTATCTGGACCTCGAAGACCCCGACGACAGGGAGGGCGACGCGTGGGTGCTCGACTTCAACTACGCCTACAACCCGTTCTGCGCGTACAACGAACAGTACGAGTGTCCGCTCGTCCCGATGGAGAACTGGCTCGAAGTGCCGATTCGCGCCGGCGAGAAGACGTACGAGTGA
- a CDS encoding DNA-directed RNA polymerase subunit L — MELRVIDKTDEELRLEIAGEDHTFMNVIKGALLETPGVAAATYDMNPEQSGGQTDPILSVKTEPGTDPLDALGDASRRVQELSTNFTSAFEAAL; from the coding sequence ATGGAACTGCGGGTCATCGACAAGACGGACGAGGAACTCCGCCTCGAAATCGCCGGTGAGGACCACACCTTCATGAACGTCATCAAGGGCGCACTGCTGGAGACGCCCGGCGTCGCCGCGGCGACGTACGACATGAACCCCGAGCAGTCGGGCGGTCAGACCGACCCGATTCTCTCGGTGAAGACGGAACCGGGCACCGACCCCCTCGACGCCCTCGGCGACGCCTCCCGCCGCGTGCAGGAACTGTCGACGAACTTCACGTCCGCGTTCGAAGCGGCGCTGTAG
- a CDS encoding MBL fold metallo-hydrolase, producing MDLHRIRLGNTVFEGRNNAYLLTGDVTTLVDVGASQDAIRDDLHAGLDEAGVGVSDIDQILLTHHHADHAGLAGELQAESGAVVRVHEADAPLVAGDAAALDAERDVRLRRFEEWGIPADKRAELNSYLEILGDLQGDPVDAVSMTDGDRVAAGDGELEVVHLPGHAAGLVGFVFEADGGEQAFVGDAILPKYTPNVGGADLRVERPLATYVESLAAIIERDFDRAWPGHRDPIADPTARAATILDHHRDRTDRVVNVLRDHGPADAWTVSARLFGELENIHILHGPGEAWAHLDHLVEAGVAARDGDEYRLVDDDPDVAALFPKTKY from the coding sequence ATGGACCTCCACCGAATCCGACTCGGGAACACGGTGTTCGAGGGTCGGAACAACGCCTACCTCCTCACCGGCGACGTGACCACACTCGTGGACGTGGGGGCGTCGCAGGACGCGATTCGGGACGACCTGCACGCCGGACTCGACGAGGCCGGAGTCGGCGTGAGCGACATCGACCAGATTCTGCTCACCCACCACCACGCCGACCACGCCGGCCTCGCGGGCGAACTCCAGGCCGAGAGCGGTGCGGTCGTGCGCGTCCACGAGGCCGACGCACCCCTCGTCGCGGGCGACGCCGCCGCCCTCGACGCCGAACGCGACGTTCGGCTTCGCCGCTTCGAGGAGTGGGGTATCCCCGCCGACAAGCGCGCGGAACTGAACTCGTATCTGGAGATTCTGGGCGACCTGCAGGGCGACCCGGTGGACGCGGTGTCGATGACCGACGGCGACCGAGTCGCCGCCGGCGACGGCGAACTCGAAGTCGTCCACCTGCCCGGCCACGCCGCCGGTCTGGTCGGGTTCGTCTTCGAGGCGGACGGCGGCGAACAGGCGTTCGTCGGCGACGCCATCCTCCCGAAGTACACGCCGAACGTCGGCGGTGCGGACCTCCGCGTCGAGCGACCGCTGGCGACGTACGTCGAGAGCCTCGCCGCCATCATCGAACGCGACTTCGACCGCGCGTGGCCCGGTCACCGCGACCCCATCGCCGACCCGACGGCCCGCGCCGCGACCATCCTCGACCACCACCGCGACCGGACCGACCGCGTCGTGAACGTCCTGCGGGACCACGGCCCGGCCGACGCGTGGACGGTGAGCGCGCGCCTGTTCGGCGAGTTGGAGAACATCCACATCCTCCACGGGCCCGGCGAGGCGTGGGCCCACCTGGACCACCTCGTCGAGGCCGGCGTGGCCGCCCGCGACGGCGACGAGTACCGCCTCGTGGACGACGACCCGGACGTCGCCGCGCTGTTCCCCAAGACGAAATACTGA
- a CDS encoding DnaJ domain-containing protein has product MDDFYDLLEVPEDATQADVKRAWREKAREYHPDVNDDARASGQFKTLRVAYEVLSDETKREAYDRMGHATYVNRRLDGLPTTGVPTESDAARGGRWDDSSRNARGGSATSNRSRSTGSSTNRTGSSSRSRSRTGATNGSSSNQSSSRRNSSRQSSSRRNSSNQSASHRSSSSGSSAHRNASRQSSSRRSSGGRAESGRTHAEAASPQEGDADAGFVPANLKRRWYTFLAVFLAGLAYLGGLAVYLRANADSVSAFAAAARTAPRTAVTADYGLSPPGAFALAAADADPGLALAFPAATVLLAVVFLVVLREMPSVNRWRNYYLYLYPLAGLLPLASLALGTVVTAGATSLSLALVLLPLVSTTAYLADLGWYLVERWR; this is encoded by the coding sequence ATGGACGACTTCTACGACCTCCTGGAGGTCCCCGAGGACGCCACGCAGGCCGACGTCAAGCGAGCGTGGCGCGAGAAGGCCCGCGAGTACCATCCGGACGTGAACGACGACGCGCGTGCCAGCGGCCAGTTCAAGACCCTCCGAGTGGCGTACGAGGTGCTCTCCGACGAGACGAAGCGCGAGGCGTACGACCGGATGGGACACGCGACCTACGTGAACCGTCGACTGGACGGCCTCCCGACCACGGGCGTGCCGACGGAGAGCGACGCCGCCCGCGGCGGGCGCTGGGACGACTCGTCGCGGAACGCTCGCGGCGGTTCCGCCACGTCGAACCGGTCCCGTTCGACCGGGTCGAGTACGAACCGAACAGGGTCGTCCTCGCGCAGTCGCTCCCGCACGGGCGCGACGAACGGGTCGTCGTCCAACCAGTCTTCGTCGCGTCGGAACTCGTCCCGCCAGTCTTCGTCGCGTCGGAACTCGTCCAACCAGTCCGCCTCTCACCGGTCCTCTTCCAGTGGGTCCTCCGCCCACCGAAACGCCTCCCGTCAGTCTTCGTCTCGACGGTCTTCGGGCGGCCGAGCGGAGTCGGGCCGAACGCACGCGGAGGCGGCGTCGCCGCAGGAGGGAGACGCCGACGCGGGGTTCGTTCCGGCGAACCTGAAGCGACGGTGGTACACCTTCCTCGCGGTGTTTCTCGCCGGCCTGGCCTACCTCGGCGGCCTCGCCGTCTACCTCCGCGCGAACGCCGATTCGGTGTCCGCGTTCGCCGCCGCGGCCCGAACGGCCCCGAGAACGGCGGTGACCGCAGACTACGGGCTCTCGCCGCCGGGGGCGTTCGCGCTCGCCGCGGCCGACGCCGACCCCGGACTCGCCCTCGCCTTCCCCGCGGCGACGGTACTGCTCGCCGTCGTCTTCCTCGTCGTTCTCAGGGAGATGCCGAGCGTGAACCGGTGGCGGAACTACTACCTCTACCTCTACCCCCTCGCGGGCCTCCTCCCCCTCGCCTCGCTGGCGTTGGGGACGGTCGTGACCGCGGGCGCGACGAGCCTCTCGCTCGCACTCGTCCTCCTCCCTCTCGTCTCGACGACGGCGTACCTCGCCGACCTGGGCTGGTACCTCGTCGAGCGGTGGCGCTGA
- a CDS encoding MBL fold metallo-hydrolase — MTLEPGAVRRFRCRGVNAYLVDDDGTVTLVDAGTPWDGDRMRRMLSESGLSPADVDRVLLTHYDLDHVGTLATLGLDPAVPVYAAEPDASFLLGDADPPLGNHKGAFQRAARLFLDVPDNEVRRVNDGDEIGGFVAHRAPGHTPGHVVYHHADHGAAFLGDLVTESGGRLSPSPWAICYDVERNRASLADVADRIDPFEAACVGHGEPLRTGGYDALRRAAAEL, encoded by the coding sequence ATGACACTCGAACCGGGTGCGGTTCGTCGGTTTCGCTGTCGCGGCGTGAACGCGTACCTCGTCGACGACGACGGCACCGTGACGCTCGTGGACGCCGGGACGCCGTGGGACGGCGACCGGATGCGCAGGATGCTCTCGGAGTCGGGCCTCTCGCCCGCGGACGTCGACAGAGTCCTGCTCACCCACTACGACCTGGACCACGTCGGGACGCTCGCGACGCTCGGACTCGACCCCGCGGTGCCCGTCTACGCGGCCGAACCGGACGCCTCGTTCCTCCTCGGCGACGCCGACCCGCCGTTGGGGAACCACAAGGGGGCGTTCCAACGCGCCGCCCGACTCTTCCTCGACGTCCCGGACAACGAGGTCCGCCGCGTCAACGACGGCGACGAGATAGGCGGGTTCGTCGCCCACCGCGCGCCGGGCCACACGCCCGGACACGTCGTCTACCACCACGCCGACCACGGCGCGGCGTTCCTCGGCGACCTCGTCACGGAGTCCGGCGGGCGACTGTCGCCGTCGCCGTGGGCCATCTGCTACGACGTCGAACGGAACCGGGCGAGTCTGGCCGACGTGGCGGACCGAATCGACCCGTTCGAGGCGGCGTGCGTGGGCCACGGCGAGCCGTTGCGGACGGGCGGGTACGACGCGCTGCGTCGCGCGGCCGCCGAACTCTGA
- a CDS encoding DUF4097 family beta strand repeat-containing protein, protein MRTTSPRGTSRRQLLAATGAGIVGLLAGCSAPGLETRTEESFEVTPEGATSARILNRNGGVTVRTGSGDAVSVAVTKRGFGVDEGVLDRISVNRSVSDGVLTLEVVYPSDVSRVSTDLRVELPDSMSLTLAEVANGGVDVRGVDGDATLRAGNGGVVAEDMPGFLTLQAGNGGIEARDVGGIDGVTAGNGSISVDIPAIRGDTEVSASNGGIDAAISPDVDAAFEARVTNGAVDVSGLELTEASISPSRVAGTLGEGGPSLTLRAGNGGIDVRRLD, encoded by the coding sequence ATGAGAACCACATCGCCACGAGGCACGAGTCGTCGTCAGTTGCTCGCAGCGACCGGAGCGGGAATCGTCGGGCTCCTCGCCGGGTGTAGCGCGCCGGGACTGGAGACGCGCACCGAGGAGTCGTTCGAAGTGACGCCCGAGGGAGCGACGAGCGCTCGGATTCTGAACCGGAACGGCGGCGTGACCGTGCGCACCGGCTCCGGGGACGCCGTCAGCGTCGCGGTGACCAAACGCGGGTTCGGCGTCGACGAGGGCGTCCTCGACCGCATCTCGGTGAACCGCTCGGTCAGCGACGGCGTCCTGACGCTCGAAGTCGTCTACCCGTCGGACGTCTCGCGCGTCTCGACGGACCTGCGCGTCGAACTGCCCGACTCGATGTCGCTCACGCTCGCGGAGGTGGCGAACGGCGGCGTCGACGTGCGCGGCGTCGACGGCGACGCGACGCTTCGCGCCGGCAACGGCGGCGTCGTCGCCGAGGACATGCCGGGCTTTCTGACGCTTCAGGCGGGTAACGGCGGCATCGAGGCGCGCGACGTGGGCGGCATCGACGGCGTCACCGCCGGGAACGGGAGTATCAGCGTGGACATCCCGGCGATACGCGGCGACACGGAGGTCAGCGCGTCCAACGGCGGCATCGACGCCGCCATCTCGCCGGACGTCGACGCGGCGTTCGAGGCGCGCGTGACGAACGGCGCGGTGGACGTGTCTGGTCTCGAACTCACCGAGGCGAGCATCTCGCCGTCGCGCGTCGCCGGAACGCTGGGCGAGGGCGGGCCGTCGCTGACGCTTCGCGCCGGCAACGGCGGCATCGACGTGCGGCGTCTCGACTGA